The segment CAAACAGTTTAACCATATTCGCAAAGGATTATACTAATAGGGTTTTGGAGGGAAGTTGGAGCACCACTTATTTAGTTGTCAATTCTCTTATGACAATTTTGCCTTTAGCTATAATTACCTGGTTGATGTTGAAGATGTTCAGACAAACGTTTAATAGCTATGCTGTGGCGAATATCATTTTAAGCTTAAGCTTTGTCATTATCTGGAGTATTGCCATTTGGATTTTGATTAAGGATTATTACACAGCAGGAGTTTTATCACTTTCTGACAGCACACTTGATTTATTAAAAATAGATAAAGTTGCGACGCCACTTACCGAAGTTCCGGCGACCTGGTTTTCGACTTTAAATTCACTCTTTATTATTTCCTTAGCACCATTATTTTCAAAATGGTGGGAAAGTAAATACAATCCAAGAGCTACTGTAAAATACGGAATCGGAATGTTATTTCTTGGGCTGGGAATGGCATGTGTTGCAATTGGCGCAAGCGGAATTGAACCCGGAGCAAAAACAGCATCTGTTAGTATGATTTGGTTGATTTTAGTGTATCTTTTTCATACCATGGGAGAATTGTGTATTTCACCGGTTGGGTTGTCATACGTCAGTAAATTGGTGCCTGCCAGAATGATTGCCTTTATGTTTGGCGTATGGTATTTGGCAGTTGCAATCGGAATGAAAAGCGCAGGAATTTTTGGTGAAAACATAGATAAAATTGCCGACGAACACGGATTGAGTTATTTCTTTTGGCTCTTGACAATAATTTCTGTCAGTATGGCGTTATTTTCAATATTAATGTCCCCAATTATTAAAAAATTGATGCATGGCGTCAGATAGATAACATTTATTTGGCATTCTTTTTGTTATATTTGGAAAAAAATTTTAAACAATGAAAAAAATAGCAATCACTTTATTTCTAGTCTTGGGTTCGTTAACAATACAGGCGCAAGAGGTTAAATGGCAAACTGATATGAACGAGGCGGTGAAGATTTCTAAAAAATCTAAAAAACCATTGTTTTTGTTTTTCACAGGAAGCGATTGGTGCGGATGGTGTATTCGTTTACAAAAAGAAGTTTTCAAAACACCGGAATTTGAAAAATGGGCTAAAAAGAATGTAGTACTTGTTGAGTTAGACTTTCCAAGAAAAACGGCACAAGATCCGACAATTCAAAGACAAAACGCTGAACTACAACAAACTTTTGCAGTTCAGGGTTATCCAACAGTTTGGATTGTAAAGGCAAGCAAAAAAGACGGAAAAATTAATCTTGAAAAATTAGGAAGTACCGGTTATCTTGCTGGTGGACCAACTACTTGGTTAGCTAATGCAGATCAAATCCTGGGCAACAAGAAATCATAATTCCAATTGGATTAAATCTTATAGAATCCCTTTTCATTAGTAATATGAAAAGGGATTTTTTCTTTTCTGCATGTTGCTTCCCAAAGCCTGATATAGCTTTTAAAGTTTGACCCGTCAACAACAATTTCTTTGGGTTTACATGTTTTAAGCAAGCGTTGCATATTCAGTTTTGGAGATTGAATAATAACAAGAACATCTGGATAAATTCCTTTTGTATAAACACACGAACTGTCAATGATTAGCATTTTCTGCTGTTTGAAATACAGTAAATTTTGAAGTGGTTTTTTTGCTTTAGCTTCACAAAAATTCCCAACCAAATACGATTGAATAATCCAATTAGAACTCAGGTTTTCCCGAATGCTATCATTACTGTATATTGTAACAGCATTGCCAATTCTCTCAGTTATGATTGTGTTCTTTTTGCAGTTAAAAATGATTAGCTCTTCATTATTATAAGTTTCCTTTTTTTGAATAATAAAAATAATTTGCAATAGAAGAATGCTTGCAATAGCTACTGTAAGTCGTTTGAAATTAGGTCTTTTAATCCAAAGAATGATTAGAATAATTACCAAATACGAACTCCATAACATTGCTGTTGAAAACGAAATATTTTTGAAAACAAAAGCATCAAAAGAGGCAACCCAGTGAATAATACTATTAAGAAAAGCAATCAGGAACTCAATTGGTTTTGCAATAAATTCGGGAACTGTATGAAATGTAGCAATCAGAACAGCCAAAACACCAACCGCCATAATAAGACCGAGTAAAGGCAGAATAAGCAAATTGGTTACAAAAAACAATCCCGGAAATTGATGAAAATAATAAATGCTTAATGGCATAGCGCCAATTTGTGCGGCAAAAGAAACGGTGATAATGTCCCAAAAATAGTTAATGATTTTGTTTTTTGGTTCCCAAATGCTTGACAAAATTGGTTGCAACCAAAGAATAAAAAACAAAGCAAGATAACTCAGTTGAAATCCAACATCAAATAAAAACGAAGGTTTGAAAAGTAAAATCAGCAGCATTGAAACCAACAGCGTATGGTAAATGTTTACCGTTCTTCTTAAATGAATTCCAATCGCAAGAAAAGAAAACATCGTAACCGAACGGACGATTGATGGCGATAAACCAGCCAAAATGGCAAATGACCAAAGTGACAAAACAATGATAAGTAATTTCAATAATGAGCCTTTTCTCGAATTGCTAATTGGTTTCAGTAAAAAGTTAATGAACAGCAAAATAAAACCAACATGCAAACCGGAAACTGACAAAACATGAACTGCTCCGGCATATTGATAATCTTTTAAAACTTCTGGAGAAATGTCTTGCTGTTGTCCAAGAATCAATGCGTTTAGCACATTTAATTCTTCTTTTGCAATAGCGGAATGTTCTAAATTTGAAATGATGGTTTCCCTGAAATTTGAAAAACCTGCCCACAAACCCGACTCGTAATTTCCAATTTTTATTTGATTCGGTTTTGTATAAACCTGAGCATATATTTCCTGATTTTCTAGATAGTTGCCATAATCAAACAGGTTTGGATTTAATGGATTTTTGTTTTTAAAAACAAGACCGATTACCGTCAAATGACTGCCAATTTTCAGGTTCTTAGCGTCATCTTCTTTAGCAATATTGAGAATGACTTTTCCATAACTTCTATTACCGTCAAGTTCTTTAACTAAGCTTACATAGCGATTGTTTTTTTGAGTACTCTTTAGCTTATCAACCAATAGTAAATCCAGCTTGTGAGCTTTTTCATAATCGGCAATTTGATTGGTATAATGATATGGACTAGAATTTTCTTTATGGATTAGTGTTGTTAAAATTCCGACAAGAAGCGATAGCAGAAAAACAAAACTTCCGAAAAGGATTTTGTAAAAAGGTTTTTTTTGACTGTAAAGAGAAGAAATAAATAATCCAACAATGCCTAAGGTCAAACTAGCAAACACAAAATCCGTATTCAGACTTACTATCCGGCACAAAAGTATTCCAAATAGAAATCCGATAAAAATTCTCGACAAAGGGAATTGTAAGATTTTCACATCATAAATGTACGTAAAAATCTAATTCTTGCAAGAAAATTATTCTATAATTCTGTTGATTTGTTTAAAAGTTCTTTCGTAATACGATTCTTTTAAAGACGAAATAATCACACCGCTTTGGGTTGAGGAATGAATAAATTTAATTTCGTCGCCGTTTATTTCGACTATCATTCCGACATGATTTATACGTCGCTGACCGCGATTGATAAAGAAAATAAGGTCACCTTTTTTGGCTTTTTCCGGGTTAATCTGTACTCCAACTTCAGCCATTTCGTGTGAAGAGCGTGGAAGCGTAATGTCATATTTTTTGAATGTGGAATACATTAAACCGGAACAATCAAAACCCGCTGGAGTTGTTCCGCCAGCACGATAATTCACGCCTAAATTATCAGAAGCACTATTGATTAGTTGCTCTACCAAATAGTTTGAATCTTCATTTTTAATAATAATATCCGATTCGTTTTGGTCATTTATTTTTGAAGCCTGCTTTTGATTTGGAGTCGGAGTAACGTGTTTCGCTACCAATTCTCTTTTGTTTCTTTTATTTATGAGCGTATTATTTTTTGCTAAAACAGGTTCAGTATAAATCCCTTTTTTTACAGCAGCATCTTTTGAAGTTATAATGCTTGATGTTGGTTTACATGCCGTAAACAATAAAAGAATCGCTGCTATTAATAGATAATATTTCAAGAAAATAATTTTTTGCGAAGATAAAACTTTGAAGCCGATTTAAAAAACTACTTCAAATCATTTAGGATTAATTTAGCAGTTTTTTCACTAGCGCCAATGCCTCCAAGTTTAGATTCTAAATCGTCATATTTTTTCAATAACGCTTTTCTGTGGTTTTCTTCCAATAATTTAGAAAGCTCCTGCTTTAAATTTTTAGAGTTGAATTTATCCTGAATAAGCTCTGTCACCACTTCTTCATCCATTATTAAATTCACTAACGAAATATACTTTAAAGTAATAATCCTTTTGGCAATTTGATACGAAGCCCAACTTCCTTTATAGCAAACAACTTCAGGAACTTTGAATAAGGCAGTTTCCAAAGTTGCTGTTCCCGATGTTACCAAAGCAGCCTTTGCAAAACTTAGTAAATCATAGGTTTTATTCGAAATAAATTTCACATTTTTAGTTGTCAAAAATTGTTCATAGAAATGATATTCCTGACTTGGTGCACCTGCTATTACAAATTGATAATCCGGAAAATCAGTTACAATGCTCAACATAACGCTAAGCATTTTCGAGATTTCCTGTTTCCGGCTTCCGGGAAGAATGGCGATAATTGGTTTTTCGTCCAGATTGTTTTCTTTTCGAAAAGTAGCTTCATCTGTTTTAACTCGGTTATGAATGGCATCAATCAACGGATGACCAACAAACACAACCGGAAAATGATGTTTTACTTCAAAAAAATCTTTTTCAAAAGGAAGAATGACAAACAGTTTATCAAAATCTCTTTTTACGGCTTTGATTCGATTTTCTTTCCATGCCCAAATTTGAGGCGCAATATAATAATGCGTTTTGATACCTTTCAATTTTGCCCATTTGGCAATACGCATATTAAAACCCGGATAATCAATAAAAATAATCACATCAGGATTGAATTTTTCAATATCGGCTTTACAGATTTTGATGTTATTCAGAATGGTTTTCAGATTCATCACTACTTCTGCAAAACCCATAAACGCTAGTTCGCGGTAATGTTTTACTATAGTACCGCCAACATTTTGCATCAAATCGCCACCCCAAAATCTAATATCGGCAGAAGCGTCTTCTTTATAAAGTGCTTTCATTAAATTGGAACCGTGTAAATCTCCCGAAGCTTCGCCGGCAATTATATAGTACTTCATAAATTCCAAGTGTTAAGTTGGGCAATAGCATGATGTGCTGTTAAATCAAACTGCACCGGAACTATAGAAATGTAACCGTGCGCCAAAGCCCATTCATCAGTATCTTCGCCTTTATCCTGATTGACAAACTCTCCGGTTAACCAATAATAATCTTTGCCATAAGGTGTTTGTCGCTTATCAAACTTTTCCATCCAAATGGCTTTCGCCTGACGGCAAATTTTAATTCCTTTAATTTCGTTGGTTTTTAGTTTGGGGAAATTTACATTCAAAACAGTTCCTTCCGTTAGTTTTTTAGCCAAAACTTCTAAAGCAATTTTTTTGATGTAAGGTTTTATTTGTTCAAAATCGGCATTCCAATCATAATCCAATAAAGAGAAACCAATAGCGGGAATTCCTTCAATTCCGGCTTCAACAGCAGCACTCATCGTTCCGGAATAAATAACATTAATCGAAGAATTTGAACCATGATTAACACCTGACACGCATAAATCGGGTTTCTTTTTCAGGATTTCATTGACTGCCAATTTTACACAATCTACCGGTGTTCCCGAACAGCTGTATTCTGTAATAGCGGTATTTTCGCCTGAAATTTTATTCAAATATATAGTGCTGTTGATGGTAATGGCGTGTCCCATGGCGCTTTGCGGACTATCCGGAGCCACGACTATCACTTCGCCGATTTCTGCCATAACTGAAATTAAGGCCCGAATTCCAGGAGCATTTATGCCGTCATCGTTGGTAACTAAAATCGTAGGTTTGATGCTCATTTTTGAAATTATGTAACTAGCACAGTTTTTGTGCGTCTTATGTTCAGCAAAATTAAACTATTTTTAAGATTTGTATAGCTGCATTTTCATAACTTTGAACCAGTATGCTATGTAAATCAATGAGAATAACGATTTTTAACAAAAAATTATCTCGATAAGAAATTCTTGGCATTGTTTTTTGTTTACTTTAGACTAATAATTAATGATTAAAATAATTCAATTTATGAAAAGAAACTATAAAGTGCTTCTGGTAATTACGTTATTATCAGTGGCGTTATGGAGTTTTATGCCAAAAGAGAAATCTTCTGATCCTGAGAAAGATAAAATGTTGATAGAATTATTGACGTTCGTTATCGAAAAAGGACATTACCATCCGGCAGCTATAGACGATACTTTTTCAAAAGGTGTTTATAAAGATTATCTGAATGCATTAGATCCATCTAAAAGGTTCTTCATGCAATCGGATATTGATGAGTTTGCCAAATATGAAACTCAAATCGACGACCAAATCAAAAACAAAGATTTGACCTTTTTTGATTTGACTTACACGCGACTAATGCAAAGAATGGAGGAAAGTAAAGCCTATTATAAATTGGCTTTAGAAAAACCATTTGATTACAAAAAATTGGAATCAATAAATACAGATTACGAGAAATTACCATTTTGTAAAAATGCCCAGGAACTGAAAGAAAGATGGCGTTTGCAAGTGAAATTATCTACTTTGTCTTCGTTAGTTGAGAAACAAAAATTAGAAGAGGATTTAGCCAAAGATAAAAACAAAACATTAGAAGAAAAATTAAAGGATTTTAGAGCTAATCAAGGTGACAAACTTACACCAGAATCAGAAAAGAAATTCATTGCTGATTTTGAGAAAAGAAAAAATCAAGCGCCAAAAGGGTATGAGCAACTTGAAAAAGAGACAAGAGAAAGCACATTAAATTCTTTGAATGACAACTTCAGTTTTATCAAGGATTTGGATAGAGAAGATTGGTTTTCTATTTATGTAAATGCGATTTCTTCTCGTTTTGACCCGCACACATCTTATTTCGGGCCAAGTGAAAAAGAGAAATTTGATGTTAGCATGAGCGGAAAATTAGAAGGAATTGGCGCTCGTTTGCAAAAGAAAAATGATTTCACAGAAATTACAGAGTTGATTTCCGGTGGTCCGGCATGGAGAGGAAAAGAACTTGAAGCCGGAGATATCGTTCTGAAAGTAGCCCAAGCTGATGCCGAACCGGTTGATGTTGTAGGTATGCGTTTAGACGACGTTGTCAAAAAAATAAAAGGGCCAAAAGGAACTGAAGTGCGTCTAACTGTGAAAAAAACAGATGGTTCTATAAAAGTGATTACTATTATTCGTGATCAGGTTGAAATTGAAGAAACCTATGTGAAATCAAGTGTTGTAGAGAAAGATGGTTTCAAATATGGAATAATTTATTTGCCAAAGTTCTATATCGATTTTGAAGACCAAAACAGTCGTGATGCAGGAAAAGATGTTGCAATAGAAGTAGAGCGATTGAAAAAAGAAGGCGTTCAGGGAATAGTGATGGATGTTAGAGATAATGGAGGTGGTTCTTTGAAAACTGTCGTTGATATTGCAGGATTGTTTATTGAGCAAGGACCAATAGTTCAAATTCAATCAGCATCTGGGAAAAAGGAAGTGTTGTTTGACAGAGATTCGAAAGTACAGTGGGATGGTCCATTGGTGGTTATGATTAATGAATTCTCGGCTTCGGCTTCAGAGATTTTAGCAGCGGCTATTCAAGACTACAAAAGAGGCGTAATCATTGGAAGCAAGCAGTCTTATGGAAAAGGAACGGTTCAAAATGTAATTGATTTAAATCAGTTTGTTCGTGGAAGTACTTATGGAGATTTGGGCGCATTAAAAACAACTACTCAAAAATTCTACAGAATAAATGGTGGTTCTACTCAATTAGAAGGAGTGAAGAGTGATATCGCTATTCCGGACAGATATTCTTATCTGAAAATGGGAGAAAGAGATATTGACAATGCGATGCCATGGGATAAAATTGATCCGGCTGATTATAAAATTTGGGACAAACAGAACAACTTTGATTTAGCTATTGCAAAAAGCAGAGAAAGAATGAGTAACAACGCTCAAATGAAACTGATTGATGATAATGCTAAATGGTTGGATGAAAGAAATAAAGAAAACGTTTATAGTTTGAACATTGATAAATTCAAGGCTGAACAAAAAGCATTAGACGAAAAAAATAAAAAATACAAACCAATTGTTGATTACAAAAACGCGTTTGATTTTAACTCACTTCCTTATGAAGTTGAAGAAATGAATAAAGATTCTGTCCTTAAAGAGAAAAGAGACAGATGGCATGAAAGCTTGTCAAAAGATATCTATATAGAAGAAGCGATTCATATTCTAAATGATTTGCAATCTGAGAATAATAAAGGATTGACAACAAAAATTAA is part of the Flavobacterium sangjuense genome and harbors:
- a CDS encoding thioredoxin family protein; translated protein: MKKIAITLFLVLGSLTIQAQEVKWQTDMNEAVKISKKSKKPLFLFFTGSDWCGWCIRLQKEVFKTPEFEKWAKKNVVLVELDFPRKTAQDPTIQRQNAELQQTFAVQGYPTVWIVKASKKDGKINLEKLGSTGYLAGGPTTWLANADQILGNKKS
- a CDS encoding ComEC/Rec2 family competence protein, encoding MKILQFPLSRIFIGFLFGILLCRIVSLNTDFVFASLTLGIVGLFISSLYSQKKPFYKILFGSFVFLLSLLVGILTTLIHKENSSPYHYTNQIADYEKAHKLDLLLVDKLKSTQKNNRYVSLVKELDGNRSYGKVILNIAKEDDAKNLKIGSHLTVIGLVFKNKNPLNPNLFDYGNYLENQEIYAQVYTKPNQIKIGNYESGLWAGFSNFRETIISNLEHSAIAKEELNVLNALILGQQQDISPEVLKDYQYAGAVHVLSVSGLHVGFILLFINFLLKPISNSRKGSLLKLLIIVLSLWSFAILAGLSPSIVRSVTMFSFLAIGIHLRRTVNIYHTLLVSMLLILLFKPSFLFDVGFQLSYLALFFILWLQPILSSIWEPKNKIINYFWDIITVSFAAQIGAMPLSIYYFHQFPGLFFVTNLLILPLLGLIMAVGVLAVLIATFHTVPEFIAKPIEFLIAFLNSIIHWVASFDAFVFKNISFSTAMLWSSYLVIILIILWIKRPNFKRLTVAIASILLLQIIFIIQKKETYNNEELIIFNCKKNTIITERIGNAVTIYSNDSIRENLSSNWIIQSYLVGNFCEAKAKKPLQNLLYFKQQKMLIIDSSCVYTKGIYPDVLVIIQSPKLNMQRLLKTCKPKEIVVDGSNFKSYIRLWEATCRKEKIPFHITNEKGFYKI
- a CDS encoding C40 family peptidase, which produces MKYYLLIAAILLLFTACKPTSSIITSKDAAVKKGIYTEPVLAKNNTLINKRNKRELVAKHVTPTPNQKQASKINDQNESDIIIKNEDSNYLVEQLINSASDNLGVNYRAGGTTPAGFDCSGLMYSTFKKYDITLPRSSHEMAEVGVQINPEKAKKGDLIFFINRGQRRINHVGMIVEINGDEIKFIHSSTQSGVIISSLKESYYERTFKQINRIIE
- the lpxB gene encoding lipid-A-disaccharide synthase is translated as MKYYIIAGEASGDLHGSNLMKALYKEDASADIRFWGGDLMQNVGGTIVKHYRELAFMGFAEVVMNLKTILNNIKICKADIEKFNPDVIIFIDYPGFNMRIAKWAKLKGIKTHYYIAPQIWAWKENRIKAVKRDFDKLFVILPFEKDFFEVKHHFPVVFVGHPLIDAIHNRVKTDEATFRKENNLDEKPIIAILPGSRKQEISKMLSVMLSIVTDFPDYQFVIAGAPSQEYHFYEQFLTTKNVKFISNKTYDLLSFAKAALVTSGTATLETALFKVPEVVCYKGSWASYQIAKRIITLKYISLVNLIMDEEVVTELIQDKFNSKNLKQELSKLLEENHRKALLKKYDDLESKLGGIGASEKTAKLILNDLK
- the surE gene encoding 5'/3'-nucleotidase SurE, with product MSIKPTILVTNDDGINAPGIRALISVMAEIGEVIVVAPDSPQSAMGHAITINSTIYLNKISGENTAITEYSCSGTPVDCVKLAVNEILKKKPDLCVSGVNHGSNSSINVIYSGTMSAAVEAGIEGIPAIGFSLLDYDWNADFEQIKPYIKKIALEVLAKKLTEGTVLNVNFPKLKTNEIKGIKICRQAKAIWMEKFDKRQTPYGKDYYWLTGEFVNQDKGEDTDEWALAHGYISIVPVQFDLTAHHAIAQLNTWNL
- a CDS encoding carboxy terminal-processing peptidase, translating into MIKIIQFMKRNYKVLLVITLLSVALWSFMPKEKSSDPEKDKMLIELLTFVIEKGHYHPAAIDDTFSKGVYKDYLNALDPSKRFFMQSDIDEFAKYETQIDDQIKNKDLTFFDLTYTRLMQRMEESKAYYKLALEKPFDYKKLESINTDYEKLPFCKNAQELKERWRLQVKLSTLSSLVEKQKLEEDLAKDKNKTLEEKLKDFRANQGDKLTPESEKKFIADFEKRKNQAPKGYEQLEKETRESTLNSLNDNFSFIKDLDREDWFSIYVNAISSRFDPHTSYFGPSEKEKFDVSMSGKLEGIGARLQKKNDFTEITELISGGPAWRGKELEAGDIVLKVAQADAEPVDVVGMRLDDVVKKIKGPKGTEVRLTVKKTDGSIKVITIIRDQVEIEETYVKSSVVEKDGFKYGIIYLPKFYIDFEDQNSRDAGKDVAIEVERLKKEGVQGIVMDVRDNGGGSLKTVVDIAGLFIEQGPIVQIQSASGKKEVLFDRDSKVQWDGPLVVMINEFSASASEILAAAIQDYKRGVIIGSKQSYGKGTVQNVIDLNQFVRGSTYGDLGALKTTTQKFYRINGGSTQLEGVKSDIAIPDRYSYLKMGERDIDNAMPWDKIDPADYKIWDKQNNFDLAIAKSRERMSNNAQMKLIDDNAKWLDERNKENVYSLNIDKFKAEQKALDEKNKKYKPIVDYKNAFDFNSLPYEVEEMNKDSVLKEKRDRWHESLSKDIYIEEAIHILNDLQSENNKGLTTKIKKDKLVKS